One Lachancea thermotolerans CBS 6340 chromosome F complete sequence DNA window includes the following coding sequences:
- the DJP1 gene encoding Djp1p (similar to uniprot|P40564 YIR004W Saccharomyces cerevisiae DJP1 Cytosolic J-domain-containing protein, required for peroxisomal protein import): protein MVVDTTYYDLLGVSPDAKSIDIKKAYRKKSVQEHPDKNPNDPTATERFQAISQAYQVLSKDDLRAKYDKFGKEEAVPKEGFEDAAEQFSMIFGGDAFASYIGELTLLKNLQKTGELSAEDEKDKEAENEASEEKKDATTAPSEAANMDQGGAKVLPPSESLDSMSSTQNGEKKDKKKSKLEAFEEEQKIEKEKSIQELSKLLSDRLSILTESEYNEACKESFARKFEEEANMLKMESFGLDILHTIGDVYYEKGQIFLKSQLVWGLGGMFHSFKAKSGVVMDTLKTVSAALDAQNTMQELEKLKAVAESNEVLRDDKGQEILKPSVEELAQLEQLLMGKVLSAAWHGSKFEIMSTLRSVCDKVLEDAKVDKTTLVRRAETLIILGKVFRKTFRTKVEQEEAQVFEELVAEATKKKSKHK, encoded by the coding sequence ATGGTAGTTGACACAACCTATTATGATTTACTAGGCGTTAGCCCAGATGCAAAGTCCATAGACATAAAAAAGGCCTATAGGAAAAAGTCTGTGCAAGAGCATCCCGACAAGAACCCCAATGATCCAACCGCCACAGAGCGATTCCAGGCTATTTCTCAAGCATATCAGGTTCTAAGTAAGGATGACTTACGTGCGAAGTACGACAAGTTTGGGAAAGAGGAAGCTGTACCCAAAGAAGGGTTTGAGGACGCCGCTGAGCAATTCTCTATGATATTTGGCGGCGATGCCTTTGCCTCATACATTGGTGAGCTTACTctgttgaagaacttaCAGAAGACCGGCGAACTTTCTGCTGAAGACGAGAAAGATAAGGAGGCCGAAAATGAGGCCTCggaagagaagaaggatGCAACAACAGCTCCAAGCGAGGCTGCGAACATGGACCAGGGGGGTGCTAAGGTTTTACCCCCTTCAGAGAGTCTTGATAGCATGTCGTCAACACAGAACGGGGAGAAAaaggacaagaaaaagagtaAGCTAGAGGCGTTCGAGGAGGAACAAAAaatcgagaaagagaagagcaTACAGGAGTTGAGCAAATTGCTGAGCGACCGCCTTTCTATTTTGACAGAAAGCGAGTACAACGAAGCTTGTAAAGAGTCTTTCGCTCGAAAGTTTGAGGAGGAAGCTAATATGCTAAAGATGGAATCCTTTGGGCTGGACATTCTTCACACGATTGGCGATGTCTACTACGAAAAAGGCCAGATATTTTTAAAATCACAGCTGGTTTGGGGCCTTGGTGGAATGTTCCATTCATTTAAGGCAAAAAGCGGGGTTGTGATGGACACTCTTAAAACGGTGTCTGCGGCTTTGGACGCACAGAATACTATGCAAGAGCTCGAAAAGCTTAAAGCTGTGGCAGAATCTAACGAAGTGTTGAGAGACGATAAGGGTCAGGAAATCTTGAAACCATCTGTCGAGGAGTTAGCCCAATTAGAACAGCTCTTAATGGGCAAGGTTTTATCTGCGGCCTGGCATGGATCTAAATTCGAGATTATGTCAACTTTGAGGAGCGTTTGCGACAAGGTACTAGAGGATGCTAAGGTCGACAAAACTACTCTAGTAAGGCGCGCAGAAACGCTCATAATACTAGGTAAAGTATTCAGAAAAACTTTTAGAACAAAAGtggaacaagaagaagcacaggttttcgaagagctaGTAGCCGAGGCCACTAAGAAAAAATCCAAGCACAAGTAG
- a CDS encoding bifunctional 4-hydroxy-4-methyl-2-oxoglutarate aldolase/oxaloacetate decarboxylase (similar to uniprot|P40011 Saccharomyces cerevisiae YER010C Hypothetical ORF), translating into MTSVSTKLSRFSTCDVSDGLLNRNGDPHGGFFPNLQKWSGRSEHSVAGKAYTVLFAPCDDPREEVNYIDSVPPGSFIVVALTIPLQLECAPYTQISQALYGGLMSTRAQYRKACGSIIFGRIRDLEEHRALGFPVFSYGLGSCAARMAVKPVGVNVPLQILSHRDEFRTINPGDYIVGDCHGIVRIPAAEDSEELVKYIEKSVEVDQYIADDVKNGKPLKPSQKERRAVLKNLTR; encoded by the coding sequence ATGACAAGTGTTTCCACAAAGCTTTCGAGGTTCAGCACCTGCGATGTCTCAGATGGCTTACTGAATAGAAACGGAGATCCTCATGGtggcttctttccaaatcTTCAGAAGTGGTCGGGTCGATCTGAACACTCTGTTGCGGGGAAGGCTTATACAGTGCTTTTTGCACCGTGCGATGATCCGCGGGAAGAAGTAAATTACATTGATTCAGTCCCTCCGGGAAGCTTTATAGTCGTGGCGTTAACGATTCCACTACAGTTAGAATGTGCCCCTTACACTCAGATATCTCAAGCGCTTTACGGAGGGCTCATGTCAACAAGGGCACAGTATCGGAAAGCCTGTGGGAGCATCATTTTTGGACGCATAAGAGATTTGGAAGAGCACAGGGCTTTAGGCTTCCCTGTATTTAGCTATGGACTAGGAAGTTGTGCTGCTAGAATGGCCGTAAAGCCTGTTGGAGTCAACGTTCCCCTACAGATCCTGTCTCACCGTGACGAATTTCGAACTATAAATCCTGGTGACTATATTGTCGGCGACTGTCATGGAATAGTCCGAAttccagcagcagaggaTTCCGAAGAGTTGGTAAAGTATATTGAAAAATCCGTCGAGGTTGATCAATATATTGCTGACGATGTTAAAAATGGAAAGCCACTTAAACCATCACAGAAGGAAAGAAGAGCTGTGCTGAAGAACTTAACTCGTTAA
- the IST3 gene encoding U2 snRNP complex subunit IST3 (similar to uniprot|P40565 YIR005W Saccharomyces cerevisiae IST3 Component of the U2 snRNP required for the first catalytic step of splicing and for spliceosomal assembly), giving the protein MNQVRSIQNLSLRELENGVLSPKASWHHEYRDQAYVYIGGLNKELTEGDVLTVFSQYGVPVDINLVRDRETGESKGFCYLKFEDQRSSILAVDNLNGAVVAGRAIKVDHTVYKPRGENWEYRQAVRDELERDFE; this is encoded by the coding sequence ATGAACCAAGTCAGGTCAATTCAGAATCTGAGTCTtcgagagcttgaaaatggTGTCCTCTCACCAAAAGCATCTTGGCACCATGAATACAGGGATCAGGCTTATGTATATATCGGGGGGCTGAATAAAGAGCTCACTGAGGGGGACGTCTTGACGGTATTTTCTCAATATGGCGTTCCAGTGGATATAAACCTGGTCAGAGATCGAGAAACAGGGGAATCGAAAGGCTTTTGTTACCTCAAGTTCGAGGATCAGCGATCTTCAATTCTTGCTGTGGACAATCTCAATGGGGCTGTCGTAGCAGGCCGTGCTATCAAAGTAGACCATACAGTATATAAACCGAGAGGCGAAAATTGGGAATATAGGCAGGCGGTAAGGGACGAGCTCGAAAGAGATTTTGAGTAG